In Patagioenas fasciata isolate bPatFas1 chromosome 35, bPatFas1.hap1, whole genome shotgun sequence, the genomic stretch ctggggacattggggacacgtcagggacatggggacatgtcagggacatggggacacgtcagggacatggggacagcagagacatgggggacattggggacacggggacacagggacccgcATTGTTCCGGGACTGCTGTGACCAGTACTGCgcgtcctggggacattggggacacgtcagggacatgggggacatcagAGACACgttagggacattggggacgtggggacacagggacctgcGTTGTTCCCGGACCGCTGTGACAAGTACTGcgtgtcctggggacacagggacatggggacatcagagaGACATCGGAGACACTGGGACATCagagacattggggacactgggacatcaGAAACACAGGGACAGGTCAGGGACATcagagacatggggacacgtcagggacatggggacatcagagacatgggggacattggggacatcagagACACatcagggacacggggacaccagagacacgtcagggacatggggacacgtcagggacatggggacatcagagacacgttagggacatggggacacgtcagggacacggggacaccagagacacgtcagggacatggggacacgtcagggacatggggacatcagagacacgttagggacatggggaccagtaCTGCgcgtcctggggacactgggacatgtcggggacattggggacatggggatacaggGACCCGCATTgctatggggacagggacaagggacattggggacaccagagATCtattggggacaccacaggggacACACTGGGATGTCACAgacagggggacaagggacatggggacattggggacacacggacatgggagTGACGGGGGGAtcaggacacgggggacacgcagacacccggacgcctgggtccctccggaactcctgggtccctccccccccaatccctgcccctcccccaatataagggtgccccccccccccccccattttcgggGTCCCCGTCCCCAGCGTCACCTTCTGCTCCTCGGGGACCAGAACCTTCCGGGCCTTGCGCGCCATTGGCTGCGGCCGCAGCTCCTCCGGGGGGAAGCGCAGGCGccggggggggcccggggggggcgcccctcccccccctgcccctccccccgccgGCGGCGCCTCCAGGGGGGGAGGGGACGGAGCCCGGGGGGGGGCTGGGAGAGAGGGGGGAGGGTCAGGGAGGGGCAGGGACCCCCCATGGGGtgacccccgaactcctgggtccctcccgaactcctgggtcccccccgaactcctgggtccccccctgaactcctgggtcccccccgaactcctgggtccccccccgaactcctgggtcccccccccgaactcctgggtccctcccgaactcctgggtcccccgaactcctgggtcccccccgaactcctgggtccctgtctcaccggggggggggctgggggggggcagcCCGTGTTCCCGCAGGAACTCGTCCAGATCCACGTACTCCaggtcccctcccccccccgcccccccccacgcgtggggtggggggaggggcgggggggtccccacgaacGTTCCTCCCGCCGACTCCATCCTgcggaggggggggaggggaggggggggacacgAATCACCGGGgcgtcccctcccccaccccccccttcaTGACACGTGACACgcgtggggggggcggggcgcaCGTGCGGGGGTCACGTGGGgaacccgccccccccgccccaacccCCACGTGCAGAGTCACCTCGGGTGACCCCGCGGGATTTTCCCACGGTCACCCCCTCCCCCCACCTTGTCCCCCCGCCCGCGTCTCcgtgtcccccccctccccccccgtgtctccgtgtcccccccctccccccccgtgTTCCCCGATCCGCGTCCCCTCCCCCCGCTCCCGGTAcctccggccccgccgcctcctcctcatGAAGCGCCCGCGGGGCCGCACGGCGGCGCTGCGCCCCCCCAGGAGGCGTGGCCTCGATAGCCCCGCCCCCATGCACGCCCTCAGCCTATCGCGGCTCTCCCCGCCTGTTGGCCACGCCCCCCCGCGCACGTTGCGCCGCGCTCATTGGTTCCCCCGCCCGGCCCAATCCCCGCCCAGCGTTGCAGGTGTGGCCCCgcccctctccctcctccaaGCCACGCCCCCCTATGGCGCGCCGCCGCAGCCAATGGGAACGCggaggggggcggcgggggcggggacaGCGGTCACGCGGCGCGGCCATGGGGGCGCTGACCCAGATTTGACCAATGGGGCCGCggcaggtgggcggggcctgACCCAGTTTTGGCCAATGGGGGCTGAGGGGCGGGGAGCACGCGGGGCCGCACGTGCCTGCCCGCGGGGGGGCGGCGAAGCGCGTTAAAGGAGCCGCGCTCTTAGAGCGGCGACGCCCTTAAAAGGGCAACGGTCAGAGTAGCGGGGCCCACGGAGGGACCCCGGCGTTCAGGACCGCCCTGGGGGGGGCCACACACCCCCCGCGACCCCCTCCCGTGTGACAAACGTCACCAAAAAGTGTCGTCCCCCCACGTTCCGCAGCCTcttggggagggggaggcggcTCCGGCACCGCCTCCGCTTCCCCTCCGGCCTCCGCCTCACTTCCGCCTCCCAAATCCGCGCCTCTGATTGGCTGCGAGCACCGCCCCCCCATTGCCGCCATTTTTGAAGCGGGCACTGAGGGCCCCGGCCGCCATTCCGGAAGCGGGCAACACTCCCCCACCCCCTCGGGCGCCATCTTGGCTGAGGGCAGCCGCCGCCATCTTGTCTCTCTGCCGGTTGCGGCGcagccgccgccatcttggccgGAGGCGCTGTCGCCGCCGCGGCGCCATCTTTGATCCGGGCAACgccgttttccccgtttttccccCCATTCTCGTGCCCGTCCCGTTCGGGGGGATCCctacgggggtggggggggtgtcttAGTGCCCCCCCCTCaattcccggacgcctgggtcctttcgcAAAGCCCtgtggggcggggcgggggggggtggggggaacttCCGGTTCCGGCGCGGCCGCTCGGCCCGATCGTGCGGGGGCTCCGGGGAGGCCCCAAAaaacccccccggggaccccagaAAACGCGCCCGGACTTCCCCAGGTGagtgacccccccggacccccctcaAGGAATTAACGggaccccaatttccccccccccATTCATTTTTTGGGTGTTTTCCCTCCATTCCCCCCTcagaaccccccaaaaaaccccagagggaccccacctcccccccagggcccccccgacccccccgggcttaagcccccccccccccccccccccaattaaggagaccccaaaatccaccccaagggaccccccccgccccccaattaAAAACCCcaaggggaccccaaaatcccccattttGGGCCATTTGTCCCCAATTTTCCCCCTCCAgggcccccccaaaaccccaaggggaccccaatgccccccacagggaccccccccagaccccaaaatCGCCCCCCAAACATtaaggggaccccaaaaccccccccttgtcctcccctAAAGCCCCCAAAGGGGACCCCAAAATCTCCAATTTAGGGCCATTtgtccccaatttccccccaccagggtcccccccaaaaccccaaggggaccccaatgccccccacagggaccccccccagaccccaaccccccccaaatattaaggggaccccaaaccccccccttgtcctcccctAAACCCTCCCaaaggggaccccaaaatccccaattttGGCCCATTTTGCCCCctcaacccccccaaaaccccaaggggaccccaaaacccccccaggccCCTGCTATGGTCTAAACCCCTCCCCCCCAAATATtaaggggaccccaaacccccccccgtCCTCCCCTAAAGCCCCCAAAGgtgcccccaaaatccccaattttGGCCCCTTTTgccccctaaacccccccaaaaccccaaggggaccccaaacccccccccaggacccccccaggaccccctgaccCCTTCTCGTGCCCCCAGGAGCCCCCGCCATGGACGCCCCCCCGGCCGCCGACGACTCCGTGCATTTCCAGCCCTACCCCTTCGACTTCCTCGACTTCCTCACCCACCAGCGCTTCGACCCCCCCGACGcctacgggggggggggggaccccaaaacgctGCCCCCCCCCTTACCCtgcccccccggcgcccccccccACTTcgacttccccccccccgccccccccgccccaattcGATCGCCACCCCCACCCCAAACACAAAGATTTCAAAGCCGAGAGCGCcgccccctcccccaaaaaacacgACGGCGGGGGAGGGGCGCCGAGCGGGGGGGGGCTttaccccgccccccccggccccgcggcgcagCCCGTCTTTGAAACCGCCGCCTTCCCCCCCCCGCAATGGGGCGTCGTGGACCTTTCCGGCCACCAGCACCTGTTTGGGGGGGTGAAAAGAGGGGGCGGCGCGGCGCCGGTGGCGCCGCCGGGCCAGCAGGAGGCGCCGGGGCGCGGGTGCCTGCGGCGGCTGCGGTGCCTGGTGGAGCGGCGCTTCCCCTGCGGCGTCTGCCCCAAGAGCTTCGCGCAGTCGGCGCAGCTGGCGCGGCACGTCCTGGCGCACGCGGGCGAGCGGCCCCACCGCTGCGGCGCCTGCGGCCGCGCCTACAACCACGTCTCCAGCCTCGTGCGCCACCGGCGCTGCCACCGCCAGCACGGCGACGACGGCACCGCCGGCGGGGTCAACGCGGTGAGTGGGGTCAACCAGGCACCCGACGGGGTCAACCAAGGACTTAATGGGGTCAACGCGGTGAGTGGGGTCAACCAGGGACCCAACGGGGTCAACCAAGGAGCCAACATGGTCAACCAAGGACCTAATGGGGTCAACACGGTGAGCGGGGTCAACCAGGGAACTCAGGGAGTcaaccagggagccgctggggtCAACCAGGGAACCAATGGAGTCAACCAGGGACCCAATGGCGTCAACGCGGTGAGTGGGGTCAACCAGGGAGCCAATGGGGTCAACCAAGGAACCAATGGAGTCAACCAGGGACCCAACGGGGTCAACGCGTTGAGTGGGGTCAACCAAGGACCTAATGGTGGCAACCAAGGACCTAACGGGGTGAACCGAGGACTCAGTGGGGTCAACCAAGGACCTAATGGGGTCAACCCAGGAGCCAACGGAGTGAACCAAGGACTCAGTGGGGTGAACCAAGGACCTAATGGGGTCAACCATGGAGCCAACGGTGTCAACCAAGGACCTAATGGGGTCAATGTGTTGAGTGGGGTCAACCCAGGAGCCAGCGGTGTCAACCCAGGAGCCGATGGGGTCAGCCAAGGACTCAGTGAGGCCAACACATTGACTGGGGTCAACCAAGGACCTCATGGAGTCAACCAAGGACCCAACGAGGTCAATGCATTGAGTGGGGTCAACCAAGGACTCAATGGTGTCAACCAAGGAGCCAGTGGAGTCAACACATTGACTGGGGTCAAGCAAGGACCCAACGGGGTCAACCAAGGACCAAATGGTGTCAACCAAGGACCCAATGGGGTCAATGCGTTGAGTGGGGTCAACCAAGGACCCAACGCGGTCAACCAAGGGCCCAACACGTTGACTGGGGCCAACGTGGCACCCAACGGGGCCAACCCAACACCCAACGGCGTCAACCCCTTGACTGGGGTCAACGCGGCACCGAACGGCATCAACCCATTGACGGGCGGGGTCAACGCGGCACCCAACGGCATCAACCCATTGACCGTGGTCAACGTGCCGCCCAACGGCGCCAACCCAACGCCCAACTGCGCCCACCCGTTGACCGGGCTCGCCCCAGCGCCCAACGgcgccgccccccgcgccgcgccgcccgccgacGGCCCCTTCTCCTGCCCGCTGTGCTGGAAGGTCTTCAAGAAGCCGAGTCACCTCCACCAGCACCAGATCATCCACACGGGCGAGAAGCCGTTCGCCTGCGCCGTGTGCGCCAAGAGCTTCAACCGCCGCGAGAGCCTCACGCGCCACGTCAAGACGCACGCCGGGGGGCGCCGGCGCGTGCCGTGCCCCGTCTGCGGCAAGGAGTTCCGCGACCCCGCGTACCTGCTGCGCCACCAGAGCGCCCACACCGGCCAGCGGCCCCGCTACAAGTGCGAGGCCTGCGGCAAGGCCTACGCCGCCCCACAGAGCCTCCTGCGCCACCGGCAGGTCCACGCCGGGCCCAAGGGCGCCGCCGCGGCGGGGACGGCGGGTTCCGGCGGCCCCAGGGGCTTTGCCGGCGTCTACGCCGCGTTGGAAGGGGACGCCAAGAGCGGCGACGTCACCGGTGCCTTCCTGAAGCCCAGCGACGTCACCGGCGGGTTGTTAAAGCCCAACGACATCACCGGTGGGTTATTAAGACCCAACGACATCACCAGTGGTTTATTGAAGCCCAACGACATCATCAGTGGGTTATTGAAGCCCAGCGACATCATCGGTGGTTTATTGAAGCCCAACGACATCGCCGGCGCCTTCCCGAAGCCGAACGACGTCGTCGGTGGCTTCTTGGTGACATTGGGGAAGCCGAACGACGTCACCGGGACCTTCCTGAAGCCGAACGACGTCGTCGGCAGCTTCGCCTTGATGGCGGGGAAACCCGGCGACGCGACCGGCGCCTTCTCCAAGCCAGCGCCGGGGAAGCTCGGCGACCCCCCCGGCACCGCGCCAAAGGCGGGCGACGCCGCGACGGCCGCGCCGGGGCGCAGCTTCGGCTGCGGGACCTGCGGCCGCGCGTTCGGGCGGCGCGAGACGCTGAAGcggcaccagcgcatccacacgggCGAGAAGCCGCACCAGTGCGCCGTGTGCGGGAAGCGCTTCCGCGAGTCCTTCCACCTCAGCAAGCACCACGTGGTGCACACGCGCGAGCGCCCCTACCGCTGCGAGCTCTGCGGCAAAACCTTCGGCTACCCCCAGAG encodes the following:
- the ZNF865 gene encoding LOW QUALITY PROTEIN: zinc finger protein 865 (The sequence of the model RefSeq protein was modified relative to this genomic sequence to represent the inferred CDS: deleted 1 base in 1 codon) yields the protein MDAPPAADDSVHFQPYPFDFLDFLTHQRFDPPTPTGGGGTPKRCPPPYPAPPAPPPTSTSPPPPPPPQFDRHPHPKHKDFKAESAAPSPKKHDGGGGAPSGGGLYPAPPGPAAQPVFETAAFPPPQWGVVDLSGHQHLFGGVKRGGGAAPVAPPGQQEAPGRGCLRRLRCLVERRFPCGVCPKSFAQSAQLARHVLAHAGERPHRCGACGRAYNHVSSLVRHRRCHRQHGDDGTAGGVNAVSGVNQAPDGVNQGLNGVNAVSGVNQGPNGVNQGANMVNQGPNGVNTVSGVNQGTQGVNQGAAGVNQGTNGVNQGPNGVNAVSGVNQGANGVNQGTNGVNQGPNGVNALSGVNQGPNGGNQGPNGVNRGLSGVNQGPNGVNPGANGVNQGLSGVNQGPNGVNHGANGVNQGPNGVNVLSGVNPGASGVNPGADGVSQGLSEANTLTGVNQGPHGVNQGPNEVNALSGVNQGLNGVNQGASGVNTLTGVKQGPNGVNQGPNGVNQGPNGVNALSGVNQGPNAVNQGPNTLTGANVAPNGANPTPNGVNPLTGVNAAPNGINPLTGGVNAAPNGINPLTVVNVPPNGANPTPNCAHPLTGLAPAPNGAAPRAAPPADGPFSCPLCWKVFKKPSHLHQHQIIHTGEKPFACAVCAKSFNRRESLTRHVKTHAGGRRRVPCPVCGKEFRDPAYLLRHQSAHTGQRPRYKCEACGKAYAAPQSLLRHRQVHAGPKGAAAAGTAGSGGPRGFAGVYAALEGDAKSGDVTGAFLKPSDVTGGLLKPNDITGGLLRPNDITSGLLKPNDIISGLLKPSDIIGGLLKPNDIAGAFPKPNDVVGGFLVTLGKPNDVTGTFLKPNDVVGSFALMAGKPGDATGAFSKPAPGKLGDPPGTAPKAGDAATAAPGRSFGCGTCGRAFGRRETLKRHQRIHTGEKPHQCAVCGKRFRESFHLSKHHVVHTRERPYRCELCGKTFGYPQSLTRHKQIHRLPLPCGFGGPDPAPAPPPELGYGCGECGERFPDLLRALSHKEAHAGERPYGCDACGKAFGFIENLMWHKLAHQTAPEAAPAPAPPPPESAAPEEPPVVPSGERFPCGTCGQTFKHFLALVTHKYVHLVRRALGCAVCGRRFAGAYDLLLHRRRHLRKRHFGCSVCGKRFWEAALLLRHQRCHGEGRPFRCGVCGRGFLRSWCLRQHKVVHTGERAYRCALCAKRFAQSSGLAEHQRLHAAPRPRRCQTCGKSFRYRSNLLEHRRGHLGERVYRCERCGKSFFYLSSILRHQRAHAGAGRGRRGEGAGL